GCCCGCGGTGGCGATCGAGCATTGCCATAACCCGCATACCAGGCCGGACGTGCCGGTGTCGGATCCTAAGGAATCTGTTGGTGTCGCTGCAGCTCATTGCCATTCCCACTGAAGAGATGATTGGCGAAAACGATACTCACTACCTATTCATTAGGCTTCAGCTCGTGTTCGAGCACAAGTTTCATCTTGCTGTTATCCATCAACCATGCGTGTAGGTCTCGGTCCAGGATCATCGCCAGAGCGAAGCACGCCTGCGTCGCATTCTCCAATGCAATCCGTCGATTCTCACCCGGCAGAGGTATGCCGTTGACAAGCGGCTCATGGTGAGCGACCCGATTACGCAGGGCATGCACTGTTTTTACGATATCCAGCGCGTACTTTCTCGTCCAGCGTTCTTCCACTGCACGGGCATACTGGCGCCCATTGGAGAATGTCTTATCGAGTCCTTTGCGCCATAAATCGTTCTCATAATCTGCACGGCGCTGGTCTGGCCACTTCGTGTGGATTGTTCCGCCGTCTTCCAAGAGATTGCGCCAAAATCCGAATGTCAATGACGCTATGAGATGGCCATGCGTATGATTTTTTCGCTGGTGCGGGGTGAGATGGTTCCACGCTTCACGAATCTGGTACTGGGTTCGGTCATCGAATTGTAGCCCTGCCATATACCAGTCTTCAGTGCCATTCTGCTCCAGAGCGAGGAGGGAGAGTTGCCGGTCCATGCGGTTGCGCAGAGCGACCTCGAGGATGGCGATGTCGCCCATACAGGCGCTGGCCATGTCGTGATCCCACAGGTACAGCTCTAGCGCTGGGCATGAACGTCTTTGAGCCTCATAATTGTAGGTGGCAAGCCGTTCATCGGTAATGCACGCGCGCAGCGCCTTCTCCCGCGGACTTCCTTTCCTTGGAGTCCGTGAGAGGAAATCAGTTGTTGAATTTGACTGTCGGCTCATGGCTCATTATGATATATCAAGAATTCCCCCAAAGGGCCTCTCCGGACGGTCTTCGACTCAGCCGTGATGCACTGGGGGTTTCTTTTTATCTGGATAATCGGGGCTTGGTTGGTCTGGGCTCTTCTTCAGGACAATCGCATATGTTTCGGGAGTGCTCAGCTTTCAGACGAGGCATTCGAAGAAATGCCATTCCGAGGAATCGGCATCATGGATGATGATCAGCGTGCCGCCCTCATTGGTTATCTCCTTATGAGGCCGGTCGTAGAGCGCATCGAGCTGTGTTCCCAGGTTCAATCGCAGGGTCGCATCCGCTTCCTTGATTATGCGGATGTTCTCCTGGGGCAGTTGGCCACTGGAGTAATCCCTGCCGTCCAGAATGGTGCCGTCGACTTGTTCTGGGTCAGCGGCGACCTTCACGTACCGGTATCCGTCCCCATGAAAGCTTTCCTCGTCCTTGCTGACGATTGCCCGCGCATCCTCGGAAAATGAGATCGAGAACGTCTGCGACAGATTCGAAACCGGACTATAGCCCTAGTATCGAGTCCATCCGAACCATACTCCCGCCACTACCAACGCCGCGATGCCCAAAGCGATGATCGTTCCGGCCCGGCCACCGGCGGAAGGCTCACCTTTCCATACGCGGTTTCCCATCGTCGGCCTCCTAGCCTTAGCCGTAGGGTCTGCTAGATCAAAGTGTGTATTACTGATTAGCGTGAGGTCGCCGCCACTACGTGAGCGGTCGAAAACCTCATGCCACCCGGCAAATCCGAGAAGCGGTCGGAGAACTA
The window above is part of the Bifidobacterium longum subsp. infantis ATCC 15697 = JCM 1222 = DSM 20088 genome. Proteins encoded here:
- a CDS encoding Abi family protein gives rise to the protein MSRQSNSTTDFLSRTPRKGSPREKALRACITDERLATYNYEAQRRSCPALELYLWDHDMASACMGDIAILEVALRNRMDRQLSLLALEQNGTEDWYMAGLQFDDRTQYQIREAWNHLTPHQRKNHTHGHLIASLTFGFWRNLLEDGGTIHTKWPDQRRADYENDLWRKGLDKTFSNGRQYARAVEERWTRKYALDIVKTVHALRNRVAHHEPLVNGIPLPGENRRIALENATQACFALAMILDRDLHAWLMDNSKMKLVLEHELKPNE